A genomic window from Synergistaceae bacterium includes:
- a CDS encoding nitronate monooxygenase codes for MTTTLPVLKLGKHTPRFPLVQGGMGVAISGPSLAGHVAKCGGVGTIASVGLAANSPHYNGKNYFEANQIAVKEAIADARKIAGPDGVIAVNCMVALTDYDRQTRSACEGGVDVIISGAGLPLRLPEYTRDFPDVALVPIVSSKKAAALIARRWEKTYGRAPDGFVMETPKYAGGHLGVTKMDQVDDEQFSLEQVIPELVEYVEKELGRDIPVIGAGGIWGREDMLNVFSLGAKGVQVGTRFACTFEGDASDRFKQAYIDATEEDVVIIQSPAGLPGRALKSPFVRQYLEGDVKSKPCMANCLTHCRYKTDKETFCIAQALIDSFRGNWEEGLFFCGSNVVKITEMQHVADIMREFFPGEDI; via the coding sequence TTGACCACAACACTTCCGGTACTGAAATTAGGTAAGCACACGCCCCGCTTTCCGCTTGTCCAAGGCGGGATGGGCGTCGCCATCTCGGGCCCGAGTCTCGCGGGACACGTGGCAAAATGCGGCGGAGTGGGGACCATAGCCAGCGTGGGGCTTGCTGCGAACTCTCCCCACTACAACGGCAAGAACTACTTCGAGGCGAACCAGATAGCCGTAAAGGAGGCGATCGCGGATGCGCGGAAGATCGCCGGCCCGGACGGCGTTATAGCGGTTAACTGCATGGTCGCCCTCACCGACTACGACAGGCAGACTCGCTCCGCATGCGAGGGCGGAGTCGACGTAATAATATCCGGTGCCGGGCTTCCGCTGAGGTTGCCTGAGTACACGCGCGACTTTCCCGACGTGGCCCTGGTGCCGATAGTAAGCTCCAAGAAGGCGGCCGCCCTCATCGCCCGGCGCTGGGAGAAGACCTACGGCAGGGCCCCGGACGGCTTCGTGATGGAGACGCCCAAGTACGCCGGGGGACACCTCGGGGTCACCAAGATGGACCAGGTGGACGACGAACAGTTCTCGCTGGAACAGGTAATCCCGGAGCTGGTGGAGTACGTAGAGAAGGAGCTGGGCAGGGACATCCCCGTGATAGGCGCGGGTGGCATCTGGGGGAGGGAGGACATGCTGAATGTCTTCTCGCTCGGTGCGAAGGGAGTGCAGGTCGGCACGCGCTTCGCCTGCACCTTCGAGGGGGACGCCTCCGACCGCTTCAAGCAGGCCTACATCGACGCCACGGAGGAGGACGTAGTGATAATCCAGAGCCCCGCCGGGCTTCCGGGACGGGCGCTGAAATCCCCATTCGTCAGGCAGTACCTGGAGGGCGACGTCAAGAGCAAGCCCTGCATGGCAAACTGCCTCACTCACTGCCGCTACAAGACGGACAAGGAGACCTTCTGCATAGCCCAGGCCCTGATAGACTCCTTCCGCGGCAACTGGGAGGAGGGGCTCTTCTTCTGCGGCTCCAACGTCGTCAAGATTACCGAGATGCAGCACGTGGCCGATATAATGCGCGAGTTCTTCCCCGGCGAGGATATTTAG